Proteins encoded by one window of Acetivibrio thermocellus ATCC 27405:
- a CDS encoding SF0329 family protein, translated as MGDSWSGVRKRLEQDLLCDALKGRLKYFITKYNNAHDESGRVAIIVDGREIIQGDIFRYYKGYREVEKKIKSELGIPKRFWDGKRIVNDEVNREAEEYIDKIRLNEGIFDVWQFTDAVERFLNSNIKESLVSENPLVRLLAIVDRRVGKRTLEKLKDTVLQQPEWLQYFYRLRLQAESII; from the coding sequence ATGGGAGATTCCTGGAGCGGAGTAAGAAAAAGGTTGGAACAGGATTTGTTGTGTGATGCCCTTAAAGGGAGATTAAAATATTTTATTACAAAGTATAACAATGCTCACGACGAATCGGGCAGGGTAGCGATTATTGTTGATGGCAGAGAAATAATTCAAGGCGATATCTTTAGATATTATAAAGGCTATAGAGAGGTAGAGAAAAAAATAAAAAGTGAATTGGGTATTCCCAAAAGATTTTGGGACGGTAAAAGGATTGTAAATGATGAGGTAAACAGAGAGGCCGAAGAGTATATTGATAAAATAAGACTTAATGAGGGAATTTTTGATGTATGGCAGTTTACTGATGCTGTGGAAAGATTTTTGAATTCAAATATTAAGGAAAGTTTAGTTTCCGAAAATCCTCTTGTCCGCTTGTTAGCCATAGTCGACAGAAGAGTGGGGAAACGAACTTTGGAAAAATTAAAGGACACTGTATTGCAACAACCCGAATGGCTCCAATATTTTTACAGGCTAAGACTTCAGGCTGAA
- a CDS encoding flavodoxin family protein has translation MKYIVAVNASPRSGWNTSQLVEAAAKGAKEAGATVDIIDLYKLEPFQGCISCFGCKLPRTFGRCVSKDGLSEVLDKIRKADGLILGSPNYLGNLTAGFRALYERLIFQSLTYNKERPNCNEHMIPVLLITTSNCDESIYDKIGYTSMLEGYKQMLERFVGPTKIMICGNTLQVDDYSKYNWTIFDPAQKKAHHEAVFPLKLKEAYELGARLV, from the coding sequence ATGAAATATATTGTGGCTGTTAACGCGAGCCCGCGCAGTGGTTGGAACACAAGCCAACTGGTAGAGGCGGCTGCAAAAGGAGCAAAAGAAGCAGGAGCAACTGTGGATATTATTGATCTTTACAAGCTGGAGCCTTTTCAAGGGTGTATTTCCTGTTTTGGATGTAAACTTCCCAGGACATTCGGGAGATGCGTATCAAAAGACGGTTTGTCGGAAGTGTTGGATAAAATTCGTAAAGCTGACGGACTTATTCTTGGTTCGCCGAATTATCTGGGGAATTTGACGGCAGGATTCAGGGCACTTTATGAGCGGCTGATTTTTCAGTCCTTAACTTACAATAAGGAACGGCCCAATTGTAATGAACATATGATTCCGGTTCTGCTTATCACAACAAGTAATTGTGATGAAAGTATTTATGACAAGATAGGTTATACATCCATGTTAGAAGGCTATAAACAGATGTTGGAGCGTTTTGTCGGGCCGACAAAAATCATGATCTGCGGAAATACTTTGCAGGTGGATGATTATAGCAAATACAATTGGACTATTTTTGACCCGGCGCAGAAAAAGGCCCATCATGAAGCGGTGTTTCCGCTGAAACTGAAAGAAGCATATGAACTTGGAGCAAGGCTTGTTTAA
- a CDS encoding glycosyltransferase, translating to MIITLVNDTFNINNNGTTISAMRFAEALSQRGHQIRIITCGDPLKSGKDPDTGFEMFYLPELKIPIASRLAHKQNTLFAKPVRSILKKAISGSDVVHIYQPWPLGSAAQRVARQMNIPAIAAFHIQPENITFNIGLKRFSPAAHLTYFLFYLFFYRRFSHIHCPSKFIAAQLRSHGYKARLHVISNGVHPAFCAPAKPREHTFKPIKILMIGRLSPEKRQDVLIRAVMKSRYADRIQLYFAGSGPWEKKLRRLGNKLPNPPVFGYYNRDELIKLIHECDLYVHASDAEIEGISLIEAFACGLVPIISDSKQSAAAQFALGPQNLFKAGSPESLAEKIDYWLDHPEQLKEAEKKYAQLGKQYALEHSIRKIEKVYSSMTKNHKNEYHRSIFFRLSTRLFQIVIACPILLLWTRFVLGAKVYGRENIRGLKSGVTVCNHVHLLDSALIGVTFFPRRVVFPTLTQNVKTLWPGKLVRILGGFAIPDNIMELKAFFDEMEFLLMKNCIVHFFPEGELRPYDTGLQNFKKGAFYLAAQAQVPIVPMLITFEPPKGLIKIIRKKPVMRLHIGKPIHPMSKDIEIDSELRMKAVCKKIEAITSV from the coding sequence ATGATTATTACACTGGTAAATGACACCTTTAACATAAACAACAACGGGACCACCATTTCTGCAATGCGTTTTGCCGAGGCACTGTCACAACGCGGCCACCAAATCCGCATAATTACATGCGGTGATCCTTTAAAAAGCGGCAAAGACCCTGATACCGGTTTCGAAATGTTTTATCTGCCGGAACTCAAAATCCCCATTGCAAGCAGGCTGGCCCACAAGCAGAATACACTGTTTGCAAAGCCGGTTCGCTCCATTTTGAAAAAAGCAATCTCAGGGTCCGATGTTGTGCATATATATCAACCCTGGCCGCTTGGAAGCGCAGCCCAAAGAGTTGCCAGGCAAATGAACATCCCTGCAATCGCAGCTTTTCACATACAACCTGAAAACATTACCTTCAATATAGGTCTTAAGCGGTTTTCTCCGGCTGCCCATTTGACATATTTTTTGTTCTACCTGTTTTTCTATCGCAGATTTTCACATATCCACTGCCCGTCAAAATTTATTGCCGCGCAGCTCAGGAGCCACGGATACAAAGCACGGTTGCACGTCATCTCAAACGGCGTCCATCCGGCATTTTGTGCTCCCGCAAAGCCCAGGGAACATACTTTCAAACCAATTAAGATACTTATGATTGGCAGGCTTTCTCCCGAAAAAAGGCAGGATGTTCTGATTCGTGCCGTCATGAAATCCCGTTATGCCGATCGTATTCAGCTGTATTTTGCCGGAAGCGGCCCCTGGGAGAAGAAACTTCGCCGTCTTGGAAACAAACTCCCCAATCCTCCTGTGTTTGGGTATTACAATCGTGACGAGCTGATTAAGCTCATACACGAATGCGACTTGTATGTACACGCCTCAGATGCGGAAATTGAAGGCATCTCATTAATTGAGGCGTTCGCATGCGGGCTGGTTCCGATAATCTCCGACAGCAAACAGAGTGCCGCGGCGCAGTTTGCACTCGGTCCCCAGAATCTTTTCAAAGCAGGGTCCCCTGAATCATTGGCGGAAAAAATCGATTACTGGCTGGACCATCCGGAACAGCTGAAAGAAGCTGAAAAGAAATATGCTCAATTAGGAAAGCAATACGCCCTGGAACACAGTATCAGAAAAATAGAAAAAGTATATTCATCCATGACAAAAAATCATAAAAATGAATACCATCGCAGTATTTTTTTCAGACTATCCACCCGCTTGTTCCAAATTGTAATAGCCTGTCCCATCCTGCTGCTGTGGACACGTTTTGTTTTAGGTGCCAAAGTCTATGGCAGGGAAAATATCCGTGGCCTCAAAAGTGGGGTTACGGTATGCAACCATGTCCACCTGCTGGACAGCGCTTTAATTGGCGTAACGTTTTTCCCACGCAGGGTTGTTTTTCCCACACTCACCCAGAACGTAAAAACGCTCTGGCCGGGCAAGCTTGTGCGAATACTTGGCGGGTTTGCCATACCTGATAATATTATGGAGCTCAAAGCCTTTTTTGACGAGATGGAGTTTCTTTTGATGAAAAACTGTATCGTGCATTTTTTTCCCGAAGGGGAATTAAGACCCTATGATACCGGTTTGCAAAACTTCAAAAAAGGGGCATTTTATCTTGCGGCACAGGCTCAAGTGCCAATTGTCCCTATGTTAATCACCTTTGAACCTCCAAAAGGACTGATAAAAATCATACGAAAAAAGCCGGTTATGCGTCTTCATATAGGAAAGCCAATACACCCGATGTCCAAGGATATCGAAATCGACTCAGAACTTAGAATGAAAGCGGTCTGCAAAAAAATAGAAGCCATTACTTCCGT